Proteins from a genomic interval of Schistocerca serialis cubense isolate TAMUIC-IGC-003099 chromosome 11, iqSchSeri2.2, whole genome shotgun sequence:
- the LOC126427102 gene encoding uncharacterized protein LOC126427102 isoform X1, whose protein sequence is MASNRGSLVHAMSELLTRGTGADVTLCVRDGEIEAHSLILVARSPVFAAMLLQHDTEEAASGRVQIPDVEAATMRQLVRYVYTDEVPEGKESAAELLAAADKYGLLLLKEACEDQLLQNLCLENVAECAVLASQHCCSRLLGAAVEVISRDPLEARKTEGWREGVACCPQLMTQISQLVEAKISAAKDVALKKWLHEAAERGNVDELPDILAQGVDINCRCENGYTALHKAAKGGDVLAVNWLLEAGADVSARNNWQQTPLHVAAGQGRQGVAMTLLFYGADIDAWDGSGQTALQVAAACGEASVVNLLLRLGADRSAAGYGMTPLQLAQAYNRKTVVGILSGIHPV, encoded by the exons ATGGCCAGTAACAGAGGCAGTTTGGTTCACGCTATGTCCGAGCTCCTGACGAGGGGCACGGGTGCCGACGTTACGCTGTGTGTCCGAGATGGTGAAATAGAGGCGCACAGCTTAATACTCGTCGCCAGGAGCCCAGTCTTCGCAGCTATGTTACTGCAGCACGACACGGAGGAAGCTGCCAGTGGCCGTGTCCAGATACCGGACGTAGAGGCTGCCACTATGCGGCAGCTCGTCCGCTACGTGTACACGGACGAGGTCCCGGAGGGGAAAGAATCTGCGGCAGAGCTACTCGCGGCTGCCGACAAATATGGCCTCCTTCTGCTGAAGGAGGCTTGCGAGGACCAGTTGCTGCAGAATTTGTGTCTAGAAAATGTGGCGGAGTGTGCGGTGCTGGCTTCGCAGCACTGTTGCTCGCGCCTGCTCGGTGCCGCCGTCGAGGTGATCTCCCGGGACCCTCTGGAGGCCCGCAAGACGGAGGGCTGGCGAGAGGGAGTGGCCTGCTGCCCGCAACTGATGACGCAAATCTCGCAGTTGGTTGAAGCGAAAATCAG tGCCGCAAAGGACGTCGCCTTGAAGAAGTGGCTGCACGAAGCTGCAGAACGTGGAAATGTGGACGAACTCCCAGACATACTGGCACAGGGAGTGGACATAAACTGCCGGTGTGAGAACGGTTACACGGCACTTCACAAGGCGGCGAAGGGTGGCGACGTCTTGGCCGTAAACTGGCTGTTGGAGGCGGGTGCCGATGTCAGTGCACGGAATAACTGGCAGCAGACGCCCCTCCACGTAGCAGCGGGACAGGGCAGGCAGGGTGtcgcgatgaccttgctgttttacGGGGCAGACATAGACGCGTGGGATGGCAGCGGGCAGACGGCTCTGCAGGTTGCTGCCGCGTGTGGTGAAGCGTCCGTGGTCAACCTGTTGTTGCGGCTGGGAGCGGACCGATCTGCTGCCGGATACGGTATGACGCCTCTACAACTTGCCCAAGCGTACAACAGGAAGACTGTCGTCGGTATTCTGAGTGGTATTCATCCGGTGTAA